Proteins from a single region of Nakamurella deserti:
- a CDS encoding DUF3097 family protein has translation MPTVPATPDVVAEDIASGFCGAVTVCTGSTVTLEDFKGRTRTFPLDPASFAIDGEVVTLVRPAPAAATGPTISASGSVTVTGHTARTARAARIWVEGIHDAALVERVWGHDLRVEGIVVEPIDGLDNLAERLDEFRPSHHRRVGVLCDHLVPGSKESRIADAIGRRPDAAAVLITGHPYIDIWQAVRPAAVRIPEWPDVPRGEDWKHGVCARLGISDPSVMWGRVNGSVKTFRDVQTPLITAVERLIDFVTAVPE, from the coding sequence GTGCCGACCGTTCCGGCCACGCCGGACGTCGTCGCCGAGGACATCGCGTCCGGGTTCTGCGGCGCGGTCACGGTGTGCACCGGGAGCACGGTGACCCTGGAGGACTTCAAGGGCCGTACCCGGACGTTCCCGCTGGACCCGGCGTCGTTCGCCATCGACGGTGAGGTGGTGACGCTGGTGCGGCCGGCTCCCGCCGCCGCCACCGGCCCGACGATCTCGGCGTCCGGATCGGTCACCGTCACGGGCCACACCGCCCGCACCGCCCGGGCGGCCCGGATCTGGGTCGAGGGCATCCACGACGCCGCGCTGGTCGAACGGGTGTGGGGTCACGACCTGCGGGTCGAGGGCATCGTCGTGGAGCCGATCGACGGGCTGGACAATCTCGCCGAGCGGCTGGACGAGTTCCGGCCCTCGCACCACCGGCGGGTCGGGGTGCTGTGCGACCACCTCGTCCCCGGGTCCAAGGAGTCGCGGATCGCCGACGCCATCGGCCGCCGTCCGGACGCCGCCGCCGTGCTGATCACCGGCCACCCCTACATCGACATCTGGCAGGCGGTCCGGCCCGCCGCCGTACGCATCCCCGAATGGCCGGACGTGCCCCGCGGTGAGGACTGGAAGCACGGCGTCTGCGCCCGGCTGGGCATCTCCGACCCGTCGGTGATGTGGGGCCGGGTCAACGGCTCGGTGAAGACCTTCCGCGACGTCCAGACCCCGTTGATCACCGCGGTCGAGCGACTCATCGACTTCGTCACCGCCGTCCCCGAATGA
- a CDS encoding VWA domain-containing protein: protein MTFAHPLWFLLGLVVVGLLVGYLLVNRRRRRYLLRFASLDLLDRVAPARPGRLRHVPTALMLTAMVLLTVAVTGPTEEVRVPRNRATVVLAIDVSLSMMATDVAPSRLAAAQDAATQFARDLTPGVNLGIISFSGIVNVLVSPTTDRAVAVQAIQDLTLDERTATGEAITSALKSIETFTRTIAGAEGPPPARIVLMSDGKETTGRPAMEAAQAARDAGVPISTISFGTTYGTVEIQGSEQPVAIDEASMRDIAAISGGDFHSAATAEELRTVYAELGEQIGYELKEQDNSRPWLIAGTLLVLLAAAASLVVTQRIP from the coding sequence GTGACCTTCGCGCATCCGCTCTGGTTCCTGCTCGGGCTCGTCGTGGTCGGGTTGCTGGTGGGCTACCTGCTCGTCAACCGGCGGCGCCGGCGGTACCTGCTGCGCTTCGCCTCGCTGGATCTGCTCGACCGGGTGGCGCCCGCCCGCCCCGGCCGGCTCCGGCACGTGCCGACCGCCCTGATGCTGACCGCGATGGTGCTGCTCACGGTGGCCGTCACCGGCCCCACCGAAGAGGTCAGGGTCCCGCGCAACCGGGCCACCGTGGTGCTCGCGATCGACGTCTCGCTGTCGATGATGGCCACCGACGTCGCCCCGAGCCGGCTGGCTGCCGCCCAGGACGCCGCGACCCAGTTCGCCCGCGACCTCACCCCCGGGGTCAATCTCGGCATCATCTCCTTCTCCGGCATCGTCAACGTCCTGGTCTCGCCGACCACCGACCGTGCGGTCGCCGTGCAGGCCATCCAGGACCTCACGCTCGACGAGCGGACCGCCACCGGCGAGGCGATCACCTCGGCGCTGAAGAGCATCGAGACGTTCACCCGGACCATCGCCGGGGCCGAGGGTCCGCCGCCGGCCCGCATCGTGCTGATGTCGGACGGCAAGGAGACCACCGGCCGACCCGCCATGGAGGCCGCCCAGGCGGCCCGCGACGCGGGGGTGCCCATCTCGACGATCTCCTTCGGGACCACCTACGGCACCGTTGAGATCCAGGGCAGTGAGCAGCCGGTGGCCATCGACGAGGCCTCGATGCGCGACATCGCCGCGATCTCGGGCGGCGACTTCCACTCCGCGGCCACCGCGGAGGAGCTCCGCACGGTCTACGCCGAACTCGGCGAACAGATCGGCTACGAGCTCAAGGAGCAGGACAACTCCCGGCCCTGGCTGATCGCCGGCACCCTCCTGGTGCTGCTGGCCGCCGCCGCGTCGCTGGTCGTGACGCAGCGCATCCCCTGA
- a CDS encoding NfeD family protein, protein MPGWIWLSAAVILSIAEALGGEFVLLMLGGGALITAGTSLFMPEILWLQLLVFAISSVALVMVARPALLKRFHTQNQIKSGVDAIVGSKATVIATVDSHGGQVKIGGEIWSATGVDGHRPLPPGTPVTVVEVRGATAVVIWG, encoded by the coding sequence ATGCCCGGTTGGATCTGGCTCAGCGCCGCCGTCATCCTCTCCATCGCCGAGGCCCTCGGCGGGGAGTTCGTGCTGCTCATGCTGGGCGGCGGCGCGCTCATCACCGCGGGCACGTCGCTGTTCATGCCGGAGATCCTCTGGCTGCAGCTGCTGGTCTTCGCGATCTCCTCGGTCGCCCTGGTGATGGTGGCCCGGCCGGCCCTGCTCAAGCGCTTCCACACGCAGAACCAGATCAAGAGCGGCGTCGACGCGATCGTCGGCTCCAAGGCCACCGTGATCGCCACCGTCGACTCGCACGGCGGCCAGGTCAAGATCGGCGGCGAGATCTGGTCCGCCACCGGCGTGGACGGCCACCGGCCGCTCCCGCCGGGCACACCCGTCACGGTCGTGGAGGTCCGTGGCGCCACCGCGGTCGTCATCTGGGGCTGA
- the fabI gene encoding enoyl-ACP reductase FabI: MTGLLEGKNVLITGVITEASMAFHAARMAQEQGATVVLTGFGRLSLVERIAKRLPTPAPVVELDVTDPAQVESLAARVGEHVDRLDGVLHAIGFAPASALGNNFLNTPWEDVSTAVNASTFSLKALAVGCLPLMTDGGSIVGLDFDARQAWPAYDWMGVAKAGLEACSRYLARDLGARGIRVNLISAGPVRTMAAKSIPGFGDLEAAWTSRAPLGWDTSDPTPVAKAVVALLSDWFPATSGSMVMVDGGFHSLGFSAGEINQAV; the protein is encoded by the coding sequence ATGACCGGACTCCTCGAAGGCAAGAACGTGCTGATCACCGGGGTGATCACGGAGGCGTCGATGGCCTTCCACGCCGCGCGGATGGCGCAGGAACAGGGCGCCACCGTCGTGCTGACCGGCTTCGGCCGGCTGTCGCTGGTCGAGCGCATCGCCAAGCGGCTGCCGACCCCGGCGCCGGTCGTCGAGCTCGACGTCACCGACCCGGCGCAGGTCGAGTCGCTGGCCGCCCGTGTCGGTGAGCACGTCGACCGGCTGGACGGCGTCCTGCACGCCATCGGGTTCGCCCCCGCCTCGGCCCTGGGCAACAACTTCCTCAACACCCCGTGGGAGGACGTCTCCACCGCGGTCAACGCCTCGACCTTCTCGCTGAAGGCCCTGGCCGTCGGCTGCCTGCCGCTGATGACCGACGGCGGCAGCATCGTCGGTCTGGACTTCGACGCCCGCCAGGCCTGGCCGGCCTACGACTGGATGGGTGTGGCCAAGGCCGGCCTCGAGGCGTGCTCGCGCTACCTGGCCCGTGACCTCGGCGCACGCGGCATCCGGGTCAACCTGATCTCGGCCGGCCCGGTCCGCACCATGGCCGCGAAGTCCATCCCGGGCTTCGGCGACCTCGAGGCCGCGTGGACCTCGCGTGCTCCGCTGGGCTGGGACACCAGCGACCCGACCCCGGTCGCCAAGGCCGTGGTCGCGCTGCTGTCGGACTGGTTCCCGGCGACCAGCGGCTCGATGGTGATGGTCGACGGTGGCTTCCACTCACTCGGCTTCTCGGCCGGCGAGATCAACCAGGCGGTCTGA
- the mobA gene encoding molybdenum cofactor guanylyltransferase, translated as MLAGGAGRRLGGVDKPALVVDGRPLLDRALDALGGTVPAVVVGPARPTARPVTFTAEDPPGSGPAAALQAGVAALPDLPPDAVVGVLAADLPAVTAATLRRLTGALAGAADTDGAVLVEDAREQLLLSVWRVGALAAACSQRPSWAEASVRSLLAPLRRVAVSAADDEAADIDTPEQWERWSRG; from the coding sequence GTGCTCGCCGGCGGGGCCGGTCGGCGTCTCGGCGGGGTCGACAAGCCGGCGCTCGTCGTCGACGGCCGGCCGCTCCTGGACCGGGCGCTGGACGCGCTGGGCGGGACCGTACCGGCCGTGGTCGTCGGACCGGCCCGGCCGACCGCGCGGCCGGTGACGTTCACCGCCGAGGACCCGCCCGGGTCCGGGCCGGCCGCCGCCCTGCAGGCGGGGGTCGCAGCGCTCCCCGATCTGCCACCCGACGCGGTCGTCGGGGTGCTCGCGGCCGACCTGCCCGCGGTCACCGCCGCGACGCTGCGCCGCCTGACCGGTGCGCTGGCCGGGGCGGCGGACACCGACGGTGCCGTCCTCGTCGAGGACGCCCGCGAACAGCTGCTGCTGAGCGTGTGGCGGGTGGGTGCGCTGGCCGCGGCCTGCTCGCAGCGGCCGTCCTGGGCGGAGGCGTCGGTGCGCTCGCTGCTGGCGCCGCTGCGCCGGGTCGCCGTGTCGGCGGCGGACGACGAGGCCGCCGACATCGACACCCCGGAGCAGTGGGAGCGCTGGTCCCGGGGCTGA
- the fabG gene encoding 3-oxoacyl-ACP reductase FabG, whose translation MSEQTGRSVLVTGGNRGIGLAIAKELVAAGHRVTVTSRSGEAPDGLTAVRCDVTDAASVDAAFTEVEANQGPVEVLVANAGITDDTLLLRMSEDQFTGVVDANLTGSYRVAKRAASQMLRKRFGRIIFISSVVGLSGGAGQVNYAASKAGLVGVARSIARELGSRNITANVVAPGFVDTDMTRELSATRRADIVKQVPLGRYAHTGEIASVVAFLASDGAAYITGAVIPVDGGLGMGH comes from the coding sequence GTGAGCGAGCAGACCGGCCGATCGGTCCTGGTGACCGGGGGCAACCGGGGCATCGGACTGGCCATCGCGAAGGAGCTGGTCGCCGCCGGCCACCGGGTCACGGTGACCTCGCGCAGTGGTGAGGCGCCGGACGGGCTGACCGCCGTCCGCTGCGACGTCACCGACGCCGCGTCCGTGGACGCCGCCTTCACCGAGGTGGAGGCGAACCAGGGCCCGGTCGAGGTGCTGGTGGCCAACGCCGGCATCACCGACGACACCCTGCTGCTGCGGATGTCGGAGGACCAGTTCACCGGCGTCGTCGACGCCAACCTGACCGGCTCCTACCGGGTGGCCAAGCGGGCCGCGAGCCAGATGCTGCGCAAGCGCTTCGGCCGGATCATCTTCATCTCCTCGGTCGTCGGCCTCTCCGGCGGCGCGGGCCAGGTCAACTACGCCGCGTCCAAGGCCGGCCTGGTCGGGGTGGCCCGCTCCATCGCCCGCGAGCTCGGGTCGCGCAACATCACCGCCAACGTGGTCGCCCCCGGCTTCGTCGACACCGACATGACCCGTGAGCTGTCAGCGACCCGCCGCGCCGACATCGTGAAGCAGGTGCCGCTGGGCCGCTACGCCCACACCGGCGAGATCGCCTCCGTGGTGGCCTTCCTCGCCTCCGACGGGGCCGCCTACATCACCGGCGCGGTGATCCCCGTCGACGGCGGCCTCGGCATGGGGCACTGA
- a CDS encoding DUF58 domain-containing protein, whose translation MVEGAAVVRAGDTPPGAPPRFADPVRIDSALANLELTVRRRLDGLLQGNHLGLVPGPGSEPGDARPYHPGDDVRRMDWSVTARTTEAHIRQTVADRELETWIVADLSASLDFGSTRCEKRDLVIAATAAVAHLTQGGGNRVGAVLATGGGIIRVPARGGRAHLQYLLRTIAGTPRASVGRRGDLTSAIEQLRRPPRRRGLAVVISDFVGPVDWQRSLRALSGRHELIGVEVLDPLDLALPDIGLATLLDPESGRSREVRTTSALRRSFAGQAAAHRAEVATALRRSGAGHLTLRTDRDWIADVLRFVMGRKRGWTGATATTPPVAHEGEAW comes from the coding sequence GTGGTCGAGGGGGCGGCAGTGGTCCGGGCGGGGGACACCCCACCCGGGGCGCCGCCGCGTTTCGCCGACCCGGTCCGGATCGACAGCGCGTTGGCCAACCTCGAGCTGACCGTCCGCCGCCGGCTCGACGGTCTGCTGCAGGGCAACCACCTGGGGCTGGTCCCGGGGCCGGGGTCCGAGCCGGGCGACGCCCGGCCCTACCACCCGGGCGACGACGTCCGGCGGATGGACTGGTCGGTCACCGCCCGCACCACCGAGGCGCACATCCGGCAGACCGTGGCCGACCGGGAGCTGGAGACCTGGATCGTCGCCGACCTCTCGGCGTCACTGGACTTCGGCTCCACCCGCTGCGAGAAGCGCGACCTGGTCATCGCCGCGACGGCGGCCGTCGCCCACCTCACCCAGGGCGGTGGCAACCGGGTCGGGGCGGTGCTCGCGACGGGTGGCGGCATCATCCGGGTGCCCGCCCGCGGGGGTCGCGCGCACCTGCAGTACCTGTTGCGCACCATCGCCGGCACCCCGCGGGCGTCGGTCGGCCGGCGCGGTGACCTGACGTCGGCCATCGAGCAGCTGCGCCGCCCGCCCCGACGTCGCGGGCTCGCCGTGGTGATCTCCGACTTCGTCGGCCCGGTCGACTGGCAGCGGTCGCTGCGGGCGCTGTCCGGCCGGCACGAACTGATCGGCGTCGAGGTGCTGGATCCGCTCGACCTGGCACTGCCCGACATCGGTCTGGCCACCCTGCTCGACCCGGAGAGCGGCCGCAGCCGCGAGGTGCGGACCACGTCCGCGCTGCGCCGCAGTTTCGCCGGCCAGGCCGCCGCCCACCGCGCCGAGGTGGCCACCGCGCTGCGCCGGTCCGGCGCCGGGCACCTGACGCTGCGCACCGACCGCGACTGGATCGCCGACGTGCTCCGCTTCGTGATGGGCCGCAAACGCGGCTGGACCGGCGCCACCGCCACCACCCCGCCGGTGGCCCACGAGGGGGAGGCCTGGTGA
- a CDS encoding SPFH domain-containing protein yields the protein MDPLAIIAIVVAVLAVVIVLRSVKVIPQAQAAVIERLGRYNKTSSAGLVWLMPFLDRIRARIDMREQVVSFPPQPVITQDNLTVSIDTVVYFQVNEPRAAVYEIANYIVAVEQLTTTTLRNVVGGMTLEQTLTSRDSINGQLRGVLDEATGKWGIRVARVELKSIDPPPSIQDSMEKQMRADRDKRAIILTAEGQRTAAITTAEGQKQAAVLSAEGQKQAAILSAEGERQSAILRAEGDRAARYLQAQGQAKAIEKVFTAVKNGKPTPELLAYQYLQTLPQLAQGDSNKVWMIPSGFDKALEQFAKAFGDKGEDGVFRYEPSPVEEKTTPAGAMDDDVKDWFEGDSSSDLAEMDRQRAAEAAEQAAEMLAAAQLSAASPISLPSLSHDSPRPAPQLASRPERRDDPLSAPGRAPQGPPPGDQQGPRLGHQAPPGYQQGPPPGYPQQPPYPPSGPDQR from the coding sequence GTGGATCCACTCGCCATCATCGCCATCGTCGTGGCCGTCCTCGCGGTCGTCATCGTCCTGCGCTCGGTCAAGGTGATCCCGCAGGCGCAGGCCGCGGTCATCGAACGGCTGGGCCGCTACAACAAGACGAGCTCCGCCGGCCTGGTCTGGCTGATGCCGTTCCTGGACCGCATCCGCGCCCGCATCGACATGCGTGAGCAGGTCGTGTCGTTCCCGCCGCAGCCGGTCATCACCCAGGACAACCTGACGGTGTCCATCGACACCGTGGTGTACTTCCAGGTCAACGAGCCGCGGGCGGCGGTGTACGAGATCGCCAACTACATCGTGGCCGTGGAACAGCTGACCACCACCACGCTGCGCAACGTGGTCGGCGGCATGACGCTGGAGCAGACGTTGACCTCGCGCGACTCGATCAACGGGCAGCTGCGCGGCGTGCTCGACGAGGCCACCGGCAAGTGGGGCATCCGCGTCGCCCGGGTCGAGCTCAAGTCCATCGACCCGCCGCCGTCCATCCAGGACTCGATGGAGAAGCAGATGCGCGCCGACCGGGACAAGCGCGCCATCATCCTCACCGCCGAGGGCCAGCGGACCGCGGCGATCACCACCGCCGAGGGCCAGAAGCAGGCCGCGGTGCTGTCGGCCGAGGGACAGAAGCAGGCGGCCATCCTGTCCGCGGAGGGCGAGCGGCAGTCGGCGATCCTGCGCGCCGAGGGTGACCGGGCCGCCCGGTACCTGCAGGCCCAGGGCCAGGCCAAGGCCATCGAGAAGGTCTTCACCGCGGTCAAGAACGGCAAGCCGACCCCCGAGCTGCTGGCCTATCAGTACCTGCAGACGCTGCCGCAGCTCGCCCAGGGCGACAGCAACAAGGTGTGGATGATCCCGAGCGGCTTCGACAAGGCGCTCGAGCAGTTCGCCAAGGCGTTCGGCGACAAGGGCGAGGACGGTGTCTTCCGGTACGAGCCGAGCCCGGTCGAGGAGAAGACCACCCCCGCGGGCGCCATGGACGACGACGTCAAGGACTGGTTCGAGGGCGACTCGAGCTCCGACCTCGCCGAGATGGACCGGCAGCGGGCCGCCGAGGCCGCCGAGCAGGCCGCGGAGATGCTCGCCGCCGCCCAGCTCAGCGCCGCATCCCCGATCAGCCTGCCGTCGCTGAGCCACGACTCCCCACGCCCGGCACCGCAGCTCGCGTCCCGGCCGGAGCGCCGGGACGATCCGCTGTCCGCGCCGGGCCGAGCGCCGCAGGGGCCGCCGCCCGGTGACCAGCAGGGCCCCCGGCTCGGTCACCAGGCTCCGCCCGGGTACCAGCAGGGACCGCCGCCCGGCTACCCGCAGCAGCCGCCGTACCCGCCGTCCGGTCCCGACCAGCGCTGA
- a CDS encoding AAA family ATPase has translation MPVTPESTHGHSAPAAASPPGSDAALLERTVFEVKRVIVGQDRLVERILVGLLAKGHLLIEGVPGVAKTLAVESFARTVGGTFSRIQFTPDLVPSDLLGTRIYRAGREEFDTELGPVVANFVLADEINRAPAKVQSALLEVMAERQVSIGGTTYKMPDPFLVLATQNPIENEGVYPLPEAQRDRFLFKLLVGYPEPDEEREIIYRMGVAPPTATQVLPIAELSRLQDVAADVFVHHALVDYVVRLVFATRTPAEHGLTDVASWLSYGASPRASLGMIAAARALALVRGRDFVIPQDVLDVAADVLRHRLVLSYDALADGVQVETILTRLLQAIPLPQVSPFAVAH, from the coding sequence ATGCCGGTGACCCCGGAATCCACCCACGGACACTCCGCCCCGGCTGCGGCGTCGCCGCCGGGATCGGACGCCGCCCTGCTCGAGCGGACCGTGTTCGAGGTCAAACGGGTCATCGTCGGCCAGGACCGGCTGGTGGAGCGCATCCTGGTCGGTCTGCTCGCCAAGGGCCATCTGCTCATCGAAGGTGTCCCCGGCGTCGCCAAGACCCTCGCGGTCGAGTCGTTCGCGCGGACCGTCGGCGGCACCTTCTCGCGCATCCAGTTCACCCCGGACCTCGTGCCGTCCGACCTGCTGGGCACCCGCATCTACCGGGCCGGCCGGGAGGAGTTCGACACCGAGCTGGGCCCGGTGGTGGCCAACTTCGTCCTCGCCGACGAGATCAACCGCGCCCCGGCGAAGGTCCAGTCGGCACTGCTGGAGGTGATGGCCGAGCGTCAGGTGTCCATCGGCGGCACCACCTACAAGATGCCCGACCCGTTCCTGGTGCTGGCCACCCAGAACCCCATCGAGAACGAGGGCGTCTACCCGCTGCCCGAGGCGCAGCGCGACCGCTTCCTGTTCAAGCTGCTCGTCGGCTACCCGGAGCCGGACGAGGAGCGGGAGATCATCTACCGGATGGGCGTCGCCCCGCCCACCGCCACCCAGGTGCTGCCGATCGCCGAGCTCAGCCGGCTGCAGGACGTGGCCGCGGACGTCTTCGTGCACCACGCGCTCGTCGACTACGTCGTCCGGCTGGTCTTCGCCACCCGGACCCCCGCCGAGCACGGCCTCACCGACGTGGCGTCGTGGCTGTCCTACGGGGCCTCGCCGCGGGCGAGCCTGGGCATGATCGCCGCCGCGCGGGCGCTGGCCCTGGTCCGCGGCCGCGACTTCGTCATCCCGCAGGACGTCCTCGACGTCGCCGCCGACGTGCTGCGCCACCGGCTGGTGCTGTCCTACGACGCCCTCGCCGACGGGGTGCAGGTCGAGACCATCCTCACCCGGCTGCTGCAGGCCATCCCGTTGCCGCAGGTCAGTCCGTTCGCGGTCGCGCACTGA
- a CDS encoding OsmC family protein, with translation MSREHHYRPAVEWTGNQGSGTSNYRAFSRNHTVSAEHKPDLLGSSDPAFRGDATRWTPEDLLVVSVSQCHMLWYLHLCAVAGVVVTAYRDDPIGVMVEDDEAVGGGGQFVGITLRPTVTVRDPEMVPTAEAVHGDVGARCFIARSLNFPVAHQPRVSAEPGR, from the coding sequence GTGAGTCGAGAGCACCACTACCGGCCGGCCGTCGAGTGGACCGGCAACCAGGGCAGCGGCACCAGCAACTACCGCGCGTTCAGCCGCAACCACACGGTCAGCGCCGAGCACAAGCCGGATCTGCTCGGCTCGTCCGACCCCGCGTTCCGCGGTGACGCCACCCGCTGGACCCCGGAGGACCTGCTGGTGGTGTCGGTGTCGCAGTGCCACATGCTCTGGTATTTGCACCTGTGCGCCGTGGCCGGCGTCGTGGTCACCGCCTATCGCGACGACCCGATCGGGGTGATGGTCGAGGACGACGAGGCCGTCGGCGGGGGCGGGCAGTTCGTCGGGATCACGTTGCGGCCCACCGTCACCGTCCGCGACCCGGAGATGGTCCCCACCGCCGAGGCGGTGCACGGCGACGTCGGCGCCCGCTGCTTCATCGCCCGGTCGCTGAACTTCCCGGTCGCCCACCAGCCACGGGTGAGCGCCGAGCCGGGCCGTTGA